One Cucumis sativus cultivar 9930 chromosome 1, Cucumber_9930_V3, whole genome shotgun sequence DNA segment encodes these proteins:
- the LOC101208639 gene encoding rac-like GTP-binding protein ARAC7 isoform X2 — translation MSASRFVKCVTVGDGAVGKTCMLICYTSNKFPTDYIPTVFDNFSANVAVDGHIVNLGLWDTAGQEDYSRLRPLSYRGADVFVVAFSLISKASYENVLKKWMPELRRFAPSVPIVLVGTKLDLRDNGAYFTDHAGSNTVTYSQGEELRKQIGAAAYIECSSKTQQNVKAVFDTAIKVVLQPPRRIEMPRKRRNRRSGCSIVCIACGGCTV, via the exons ATGAGTGCTTCAAGGTTTGTTAAATGTGTCACTGTTGGAGATGGAGCTGTTGGGAAAACTTGTATGCTCATCTGTTACACCAGTAACAAGTTCCCTACT GATTATATTCCTACAGTTTTTGATAACTTCAGTGCTAATGTGGCTGTGGATGGGCATATTGTCAACTTGGGATTATGGGACACTGCTG GTCAAGAAGACTACAGTAGACTTAGACCACTGAGTTATAGGGGAGCAGACGTTTTTGTTGTGGCTTTCTCGTTAATCAGCAAGGCTAGTTATGAGAATGTTCTTAAAAAG TGGATGCCAGAACTTAGACGATTTGCACCTAGTGTTCCTATTGTTCTAGTTGGCACCAAGTTGG ATCTTCGTGACAATGGAGCTTATTTTACGGATCATGCAGGATCAAACACAGTAACATATTCTCAG GGAGAAGAGCTTAGGAAACAAATTGGTGCTGCTGCATACATTGAATGTAGCTCTAAGACTCAACAG aatGTCAAAGCTGTTTTTGACACTGCAATCAAGGTTGTTCTACAACCTCCAAGAAGAATCGAGATGCCAAGGAAGAGGAGGAACCGAAGGTCTGGTTGCTCAATTGT GTGCATTGCGTGTGGTGGCTGTACTGTGTAA
- the LOC101208639 gene encoding rac-like GTP-binding protein ARAC7 isoform X1 yields the protein MSASRFVKCVTVGDGAVGKTCMLICYTSNKFPTDYIPTVFDNFSANVAVDGHIVNLGLWDTAGQEDYSRLRPLSYRGADVFVVAFSLISKASYENVLKKWMPELRRFAPSVPIVLVGTKLDLRDNGAYFTDHAGSNTVTYSQGEELRKQIGAAAYIECSSKTQQNVKAVFDTAIKVVLQPPRRIEMPRKRRNRRSGCSIVRCIACGGCTV from the exons ATGAGTGCTTCAAGGTTTGTTAAATGTGTCACTGTTGGAGATGGAGCTGTTGGGAAAACTTGTATGCTCATCTGTTACACCAGTAACAAGTTCCCTACT GATTATATTCCTACAGTTTTTGATAACTTCAGTGCTAATGTGGCTGTGGATGGGCATATTGTCAACTTGGGATTATGGGACACTGCTG GTCAAGAAGACTACAGTAGACTTAGACCACTGAGTTATAGGGGAGCAGACGTTTTTGTTGTGGCTTTCTCGTTAATCAGCAAGGCTAGTTATGAGAATGTTCTTAAAAAG TGGATGCCAGAACTTAGACGATTTGCACCTAGTGTTCCTATTGTTCTAGTTGGCACCAAGTTGG ATCTTCGTGACAATGGAGCTTATTTTACGGATCATGCAGGATCAAACACAGTAACATATTCTCAG GGAGAAGAGCTTAGGAAACAAATTGGTGCTGCTGCATACATTGAATGTAGCTCTAAGACTCAACAG aatGTCAAAGCTGTTTTTGACACTGCAATCAAGGTTGTTCTACAACCTCCAAGAAGAATCGAGATGCCAAGGAAGAGGAGGAACCGAAGGTCTGGTTGCTCAATTGT CAGGTGCATTGCGTGTGGTGGCTGTACTGTGTAA
- the LOC101208881 gene encoding peroxiredoxin-2, which yields MAPIAVGDTLPDGTLAYFDQDDQLQQASMHSLASGKKVVLFGVPGAFTPTCSMKHVPGFIESGDKLKAKGIDEILLISVNDPFVMKAWAKTYPENKHVKFLADGSAAYTHALGLELDLSEKGLGVRSKRFSLLVDSLRVKAANIESGGEFTVSGAEDILKAL from the exons ATGGCTCCCATTGCTGTTGGAGATACTTTGCCTGACGGCACCCTGGCTTACTTCGACCAAGATGATCAGCTTCAACAAGCCTCCATGCACTCTCTTGCCTCCGGCAAGAAGGTTGTTCTCTTTGGAGTACCCGGCGCTTTTACTCCTACTTGCAG TATGAAGCATGTACCGGGGTTTATTGAGAGTGGTGACAAACTTAAGGCGAAGGGCATTGATGAGATTCTACTAATTAGCG TCAATGACCCCTTTGTGATGAAGGCATGGGCCAAGACTTACCCTGAGAACAAGCATGTCAAGTTCCTTGCAGACGGCTCTGCAGCATATACACACGCTCTCGGCCTGGAGCTCGATCTTTCAGAAAAGGGACTTGGCGTTCGATCCAAACGTTTCTCTCTCTTAGTTGATAGTCTCAGGGTCAAAGCTGCAAATATCGAGTCCGGTGGAGAATTTACAGTCTCCGGAGCTGAGGACATCCTCAAGGCTCTTTGA